The Lysinibacillus irui sequence TCTGTTGGGTGGGACTATGATGCTCACGAAATTAAGACAATCATGGCAGCTGGTCGAATAGTCGGTCATAAAAATAAGGAAGGAAAAATTGTTTCATGTGCAGCTATAACGAACTATGATACAAATGTAGCTTCCATTGGCATGGTAATTGTGCATGAGCAATGCAGAGGTTTTGGCTTAGGTAGAGTTGTTACACAAGCTTGTATCGATCATGTTTCAAAGGAAACAACCATTATCCTTGTAGCAACAAAAGAGGGAGAGCCTTTATATGAAAAAATGGGCTTTAGGACGGTTGAGCATGTACATAAATATTTAGCAGACAACTTTGTAGAGACGACAAGGGACGTTGATTCTTTTGTCATGATTAAAGAATTTCAAGAAGCGGAATTTGAACAGCTGGTCAAGCTTGATGCAGGAGCATTTGGGGATCGTAGAGAACTCTTTTTGCGGGAAAGAATTCGGCAGTCCCAGCACTGTGTTGTTGTGAAAAATGAGCACAACCAATTGATTGGGTACGGTCTAACGATTCAAGGACCCATTTATCTTCTATTAGGACCCATCGTAGCGCCAAATAAGGAAATAGCGCAGAATATTATTAAAGAATTGGCTAAGGGTCATAACGGGAAATTACGTATCGACTGTCCGTCTATCCAAAAGGAGCTTTGGCCATTTTTACAACAAAGTGGTTTTACATTGGCTGCAACACCACCTGTCATGATCTGCAATGCCAAAAAAATGCCTACTCGCAATCAAACATTATTTGCTCTTGCAGCACAAGCATTCGGTTAATAAAAAGTGCGAGCCTAATTGCAGGCTGCGCTTTTTTTTGTTGTCAATAAAGGATTTTAAAGGAATGGTAGAGAATGGTATGGAGGGTAGAGGAGGGGGAGGACATGATGTTTCCAATTTTAGAAACAGACAGACTTAGATTAAGAGAACTCAAAGAGGACGATGTAGGTGCGATTTTTCGTTGCTTTTCAAATCAGGAGGTCACACGCTATTATGGGCAGGAGCCATTTGTCGATAAGCAACAGGCTGATGAATTAATCAAGCATTTTGCCAAAAACTTTGAAGAAAAACGTGGGATTCGTTGGGGCATTGAACATAAGGATTCAAATGAAATTATTGGGACAATTGGGTTTCATTTATGGTCGGCGGCGCATCAACGAGCAGAAATAGGCTATGAAACTCATCCTGATTACTGGCGACAAGGCTATACAAAAGAAGCTGTGCAAAAAGTAATTACCTATGGCTTTGAGACGATGAATTTGAATCGCATCGGAGCTGTTGTCTTTTTAGCAAATGAAGCATCCAATCAGCTACTCAGGAAACTAGGGTTTCAGGAAGAAGGTATATTGAGGGATTATATATATCAAAACGGACAAGCTTATGATACGTTTATCTATTCTTTGTTAAAAAAAGATGAATAGTTTAGCTTTGGTAAAGTGAAAGAATACTTTTTTACTGAATTGTGGATAATAAATAATGATTTAGGGTGAGTTTTGAGGTTGAGATTTTCGGTTATAGTGCTTATATGAACAATAATTCATTCGTTCTTGAAAATGTAACAGAAGAGGAGCTAGGTGTTATGGAGCAATACAGCACAGCTTATTTTCAGAAGCTAGATTTACTAGCAAGCTTATACGCAGGGCAGGCCGCTTTAAAAGAGACAATACCAACCGAGAAGATCAACCAAATGGAGCGCTATCAACAAATTGAAGCGGCGATTGCGAAGCTAAATAACGAAATAAGACTAATTGAACGGACTATTTTAAAGTCCTCCTATTCCACAGAAAATTGTTAATAGCAGCTCAACCCATGTATGTTCAATACATGGGTTTTTATTTTGAGAAGAATACTTCTTTTTATGCGCTATCCAGTAATCTGAGCATGCTATCCGTCACATTCGCTGAGCTATCGATTAAATTGAGCGCTCTATCCGCCAGATTCCCCAAGCTATCCGCCACATTAAGTGTTCTATCCGCTAGTTTCGCCGAGCTATCCGTCACTTTCAGGATTCTATCCACTAATTCGCTTACCTTCTCCGGTTCCTTAGCGCAATCTATCGTTCTGCCCGAGCTATCGTTAAATTGGACGCTCTATCCGCCAGATTCCCCAAGCTAACCGTCACATTAAGCATTCTATCCGCCAGATTCCCCAAGCTAACCGTCACATTAAGTGTTCTATCCGCTACTTTCGCCGATCTATCCGCCACATTGAGTGTTCTATCCGTCACTTTGCATGTTTGATTGCGATTGCGCAGGGTTATCCATCACATTGAGTGTTCTATCCGTCACTTTCAGGATTCTATCCACCACTTTGCCCGTTCTATCCGCCACATTACCTGAGCTATCCATCACTTGCCATCCTCGGTACACAAAAAGACCCTTATAGTCTCACTATAAGGGCGTCTATCTTTTATTGAACAAGGGCTAGCAGAAATTGATCGCGATCTGTTTCCTCTTGCATTTTACTATCGACCAGCATTGCACCTGATTGGACGTTGGTGATGGCGTTGTCTACAAGAAATTGCATATTCACTTTGGCTACTTCATTGTTAACGGGGCAATTTCCCTCGAACTCTACCACGTCTTGGCCCTTTTGGGTTTCGAAATAAACCCAATATGGATTGTCGCAGGCAGAGGCAAAGGCGCTCTCTAATGTTTTTGTACTATTTTCATAGGAATAGTTTTTTACGTATGTAATATATTCATTGTCAGTAATATCCTTTTGTGGACCATAAAAGTACCAGAATACCCCTAAAATACCAATAGGCACAATCCACAATATATTTCTTTTGCTTAATTTCCCCATGCGTTGCATCCCCCTTTATGAGAATATTTTAACATCTTCCTTTGTATTTTTGCTAGCTTACGATAATATTTTCTAATGGGGGCAACGATTTTGTTGATTTCACATGTTTTGAATTCATAGAGTGGTTATGTTAACGTTAGCTAGTAGATTTTTTTCGAGATGGTCATTTTGATGGGTGAAGGAGGTTTTTTATGCATAAAAGAAGACGCGGTTTGCTCCTAGTTC is a genomic window containing:
- a CDS encoding GNAT family N-acetyltransferase; this encodes MTLQSEDVFQLTELTAKDIQGLIELSASVGWDYDAHEIKTIMAAGRIVGHKNKEGKIVSCAAITNYDTNVASIGMVIVHEQCRGFGLGRVVTQACIDHVSKETTIILVATKEGEPLYEKMGFRTVEHVHKYLADNFVETTRDVDSFVMIKEFQEAEFEQLVKLDAGAFGDRRELFLRERIRQSQHCVVVKNEHNQLIGYGLTIQGPIYLLLGPIVAPNKEIAQNIIKELAKGHNGKLRIDCPSIQKELWPFLQQSGFTLAATPPVMICNAKKMPTRNQTLFALAAQAFG
- a CDS encoding GNAT family N-acetyltransferase, encoding MFPILETDRLRLRELKEDDVGAIFRCFSNQEVTRYYGQEPFVDKQQADELIKHFAKNFEEKRGIRWGIEHKDSNEIIGTIGFHLWSAAHQRAEIGYETHPDYWRQGYTKEAVQKVITYGFETMNLNRIGAVVFLANEASNQLLRKLGFQEEGILRDYIYQNGQAYDTFIYSLLKKDE
- a CDS encoding glucosamine 6-phosphate synthetase codes for the protein MGKLSKRNILWIVPIGILGVFWYFYGPQKDITDNEYITYVKNYSYENSTKTLESAFASACDNPYWVYFETQKGQDVVEFEGNCPVNNEVAKVNMQFLVDNAITNVQSGAMLVDSKMQEETDRDQFLLALVQ